The proteins below come from a single Chitinophaga pinensis DSM 2588 genomic window:
- a CDS encoding FtsK/SpoIIIE family DNA translocase gives MSKNKLKTEKPESKKPRSSDPNVLKQDKEAEVKVKELVKDERTHKVLGVICLLLSLYCFIAFTSYLFTWEEDQDKVFRYSASILLMDMDSVRVENLLGRLGAFVSHWFFYKGFGIASYLFCYLFFILGVNFVVGRRVFRVWRNLKYILFGLLFISTTAAFVSSFSDFPWGGAMGDTVNHWMIGFLGRAGAALLLLVAGLSWLIWKYNLDFKWLEQRLKSKPKPAVAPAATPEPAVIAVTPMSNNATAAKNNAKEKEKEKENRRTNTLKESNVAVIPPPDEEDELPEMQLIERGSASITLIPPAHTHVPEEVEEEEMEEELEEEEEDPGPLLYIEETVEQTNARRNKKPNAEDVAWEIKPSVEENEDEAEEAPKRPAVQLDPYEPTLDLRDYKYPTLELLDSHNTEKIVQDAGELDRNKDQIINTLKNYDIAIQKISATVGPTVTLYEIVPAAGVRISRIKNLEDDIALSLSALGIRIIAPIPGKGTIGIEVPNVKKSMVSLRNLIASEKFQQSTMDLPIAIGKKIDNENFIADLAKMPHLLMAGATGQGKSVGINTLLVSLLYKKHPSQLKFVLVDPKKVELSLYKLIEKHFLAKLPGEEDAIITDTKKVIHTLNALCIEMDLRYDLLKEAGTRNIKEYNNKFVQRRLNPQRGHRYLPFVVLVVDEFADLIMTAGKEVEMPIARLAQLARAVGIHLIIATQRPSVNIITGTIKANFPARIAFKVSSKIDSRTILDTGGAEQLIGQGDMLVSFNGELVRLQCAFVDTPEVERVAEYIGEQRSYPEAYLLPEYVDDKDMEGKEISLQDRDPLFEEAARVIVQNQQGSTSLLQRRMKLGYNRAGRLMDQLEAAGIVGPNLGSKAREVNVKTEADLEEILNDLG, from the coding sequence ATGTCTAAAAATAAACTGAAAACAGAAAAACCGGAGAGTAAGAAACCTCGAAGCAGTGACCCCAACGTACTAAAGCAGGACAAAGAAGCAGAGGTAAAAGTAAAAGAATTAGTCAAGGACGAGAGAACCCATAAAGTTTTAGGGGTGATCTGCTTGTTGTTATCGCTCTACTGTTTTATCGCATTTACATCTTATCTCTTTACCTGGGAAGAAGACCAGGATAAGGTATTTCGTTATTCTGCCAGCATTCTGCTGATGGATATGGATAGCGTAAGGGTGGAAAACCTCCTGGGGAGGTTAGGGGCCTTCGTCTCTCATTGGTTCTTCTATAAAGGTTTTGGTATCGCATCTTACCTGTTTTGCTACCTGTTCTTTATCCTCGGCGTCAACTTCGTAGTAGGCCGCAGGGTATTCCGTGTGTGGCGAAATCTCAAATACATTCTTTTCGGTTTGCTGTTCATCAGTACAACCGCCGCTTTTGTGTCCTCCTTTTCCGACTTCCCATGGGGAGGCGCAATGGGGGATACTGTCAATCATTGGATGATTGGTTTCCTCGGAAGGGCAGGAGCGGCTTTGTTGTTGTTGGTAGCCGGATTGTCCTGGCTGATCTGGAAATACAACCTCGATTTCAAATGGCTGGAACAACGGCTCAAATCAAAACCCAAGCCTGCTGTAGCACCGGCGGCTACACCGGAACCTGCGGTGATAGCAGTGACGCCGATGTCGAACAATGCCACTGCCGCTAAAAACAACGCAAAAGAGAAAGAGAAGGAAAAAGAAAACAGACGTACGAATACACTGAAGGAGTCAAATGTAGCAGTTATCCCGCCGCCGGATGAAGAAGATGAACTGCCGGAAATGCAGCTCATTGAACGGGGCAGCGCTTCTATCACCCTGATCCCGCCGGCACATACGCATGTACCGGAAGAAGTGGAAGAAGAAGAGATGGAAGAAGAACTGGAAGAAGAGGAAGAAGATCCGGGACCATTGTTATATATCGAAGAAACCGTCGAGCAAACAAACGCACGCCGTAACAAGAAACCAAATGCAGAAGATGTCGCCTGGGAAATCAAACCTTCTGTAGAAGAAAATGAAGACGAAGCAGAAGAGGCGCCCAAAAGACCCGCAGTACAGCTGGACCCTTATGAACCAACCCTCGACCTGCGCGATTATAAATATCCTACGCTGGAATTGCTGGACAGCCACAATACCGAAAAGATCGTACAGGATGCCGGAGAACTGGACAGAAACAAAGACCAGATTATCAATACCCTGAAGAACTACGATATCGCTATCCAGAAGATCAGCGCTACTGTAGGTCCGACCGTGACCCTGTACGAAATCGTACCGGCCGCCGGGGTGCGTATCTCCCGTATCAAAAACCTGGAAGATGATATCGCCCTCAGTTTGTCAGCACTGGGTATCCGTATCATCGCGCCAATTCCGGGTAAAGGTACCATTGGTATTGAGGTGCCTAATGTGAAGAAAAGTATGGTGTCGCTGAGAAACCTGATCGCTTCTGAGAAGTTCCAGCAAAGTACCATGGACCTGCCGATTGCTATCGGTAAAAAGATTGATAACGAGAACTTTATAGCGGATCTGGCAAAAATGCCGCACTTGCTGATGGCAGGTGCGACCGGTCAGGGTAAATCCGTGGGTATCAATACGTTATTGGTTTCCCTGCTCTATAAAAAGCATCCTTCCCAGCTGAAGTTTGTACTGGTCGATCCGAAGAAAGTGGAGCTTTCCCTCTATAAGCTGATTGAAAAGCACTTCCTGGCCAAACTGCCGGGGGAAGAGGATGCCATTATTACAGATACCAAAAAGGTGATCCATACTCTGAATGCCCTTTGTATTGAGATGGACCTCCGCTACGACCTCCTGAAAGAGGCGGGTACCCGTAACATCAAGGAATACAATAATAAATTCGTTCAGCGCAGACTGAATCCGCAGCGTGGCCACCGCTACCTTCCATTTGTCGTACTGGTGGTGGACGAGTTCGCCGATCTGATTATGACGGCAGGTAAAGAGGTGGAAATGCCGATTGCCCGCCTGGCACAGCTGGCCCGTGCGGTAGGTATCCACCTGATCATTGCAACACAGCGTCCTTCCGTAAATATCATCACCGGTACCATCAAAGCCAACTTCCCGGCCCGTATCGCGTTCAAGGTATCGTCCAAGATCGACTCCCGTACCATCCTGGATACCGGCGGCGCCGAACAGCTAATTGGTCAGGGTGACATGCTGGTGTCCTTTAACGGGGAACTGGTACGTCTCCAGTGTGCTTTCGTCGATACCCCGGAAGTGGAAAGAGTGGCAGAATATATCGGTGAACAGCGTTCCTATCCGGAAGCCTATCTGTTGCCGGAATATGTGGATGACAAGGACATGGAAGGAAAAGAGATCAGTCTGCAGGACCGAGATCCGCTCTTCGAAGAAGCTGCCCGCGTGATTGTACAGAACCAGCAAGGGTCTACTTCACTGCTGCAACGCCGTATGAAACTGGGTTATAACCGTGCAGGCCGCCTGATGGACCAGCTGGAAGCAGCGGGCATTGTCGGACCGAACCTGGGTAGTAAGGCGAGAGAGGTAAATGTGAAGACAGAGGCTGATTTAGAGGAGATTCTGAACGATCTCGGCTGA
- a CDS encoding methylmalonyl-CoA mutase produces the protein MENIIKTDAGIPIASVYTETVPMQESPGEFPFTRGVHASMYRDKLWTMRQYAGFSTAEASNERYHYLLQQGVMGLSVAFDLPTQIGYDSDHPMSEGEVGKVGVAIDSIEDIERLFKGIQLEEISTSMTINATGFILLALYIALAKKQGADLKKLSGTIQNDILKEYAARGTFIYPPKPSMRLITDIFDYCSREVPKWNTISISGYHIREAGANAVQELAFTLANGKAYLQAALDRGLDINVFARRLSFFFNAHNHLFEEVAKFRAARRMWAHITKGMGATDPKAQMLRFHTQTGGSTLTAQQPHNNIVRVTVQTLAATLGGTQSLHTNGYDEALSLPTEAAARIALRTQQIVGYESGIADTVDPLAGSFYVETLTNEVESRAWELIERIDVMGGAVAAIEQGFMQDEIARSAYRYQQEIESGEKVIVGVNKFAVKENATEEVFRIDDSIRQVQTERLQALRAKRDNSAVAALLQRLETAAHTTENLMPIVVEAVEQYCTLGEIADTLRKVWGEHKGI, from the coding sequence ATGGAAAATATCATCAAAACAGATGCCGGTATCCCAATTGCATCAGTATATACGGAAACTGTGCCCATGCAGGAGTCGCCCGGCGAATTCCCGTTTACAAGAGGCGTGCATGCTTCCATGTACCGGGATAAACTGTGGACGATGCGGCAGTATGCAGGCTTTAGCACGGCAGAAGCATCCAACGAACGTTATCATTATCTCTTACAACAGGGCGTAATGGGCCTCAGTGTGGCCTTTGATCTGCCTACACAGATCGGTTATGACTCTGATCACCCCATGTCAGAAGGGGAAGTCGGCAAAGTAGGTGTCGCCATTGACAGCATAGAGGATATAGAACGCCTGTTCAAAGGCATACAACTGGAAGAGATCTCCACCTCCATGACCATCAATGCTACCGGATTTATACTACTCGCTTTATATATCGCACTGGCCAAAAAACAGGGGGCGGACCTGAAAAAGTTATCCGGCACTATTCAGAATGATATTCTCAAAGAATATGCGGCCCGTGGTACCTTTATCTATCCCCCAAAACCTTCCATGCGGCTGATCACCGATATCTTTGATTATTGCAGCCGGGAAGTGCCTAAATGGAATACGATTTCCATCTCCGGGTACCATATCCGCGAAGCAGGCGCCAATGCCGTACAGGAACTGGCCTTCACCCTTGCCAACGGAAAAGCCTACTTACAGGCGGCTCTGGATCGCGGACTGGATATCAATGTATTTGCCCGCCGCCTGTCATTCTTCTTCAATGCACATAATCACCTGTTTGAGGAAGTCGCCAAATTCCGCGCTGCCAGACGGATGTGGGCACATATTACCAAAGGGATGGGTGCTACAGACCCCAAAGCGCAGATGCTGCGTTTTCATACACAAACCGGTGGTAGTACGCTCACCGCGCAACAACCACACAACAATATCGTACGGGTGACCGTACAAACGCTCGCAGCCACATTAGGCGGTACGCAGTCGCTGCATACCAATGGTTATGATGAAGCACTCTCCCTGCCAACAGAAGCAGCGGCCCGTATTGCATTACGTACACAACAGATCGTAGGTTATGAAAGCGGGATTGCAGATACGGTCGATCCGCTGGCAGGATCTTTCTATGTGGAAACACTGACCAACGAGGTGGAATCCCGGGCCTGGGAACTGATAGAAAGGATCGATGTCATGGGAGGCGCCGTAGCCGCTATCGAACAGGGTTTCATGCAGGACGAGATTGCACGTAGTGCGTATCGTTATCAACAGGAAATTGAGTCGGGAGAAAAAGTGATCGTTGGTGTGAATAAGTTCGCCGTCAAAGAAAATGCAACGGAAGAAGTATTCCGTATTGATGATAGTATCAGACAGGTACAAACGGAGCGCCTGCAGGCATTACGGGCAAAAAGGGACAACTCGGCAGTAGCGGCCCTTTTACAGCGTCTGGAAACAGCGGCACATACTACGGAAAACCTCATGCCGATTGTAGTGGAAGCAGTAGAACAGTATTGCACACTCGGAGAGATCGCGGATACGCTGAGAAAGGTATGGGGAGAGCATAAGGGTATATAG
- a CDS encoding pyridoxal phosphate-dependent aminotransferase produces the protein MAKLSRELKAQGIDIVDLSIGEPDFDTPAHIREAAKKAIDDGFTHYTPVAGIPDLRQAVVHKLKRDNGLEYTPEQIIVSTGAKQSIANTVLSVINPGDEVIIPTPYWVTYSELVKLCQGEVVFVPCSIENKYKITPAQLEAAITPKTKLFMFSSPCNPTGSVYSKEELKALADVFAKYPQIYVMADEIYEYINYVGKHESIAQFEGMQERTIIINGLSKGFAMTGWRIGYLAAPKAVAKAAENIQSQFTSATSSITQKAGVAALTGDLSTAHAMLEEFRKRRAFVFEQLSSTPGLQLIEPDGAFYMFPDVSAFFGKSYEGTVISNADDMCMYLLHKVHVSTVTGAAFEQPNCIRLSYATSMAKLEEGMKRLKAGLAQLS, from the coding sequence ATGGCTAAATTAAGCCGTGAGCTGAAAGCCCAGGGTATAGACATTGTAGATCTGAGCATAGGAGAACCTGACTTTGATACACCTGCCCACATCAGGGAGGCTGCTAAGAAAGCTATCGACGATGGCTTTACACATTATACACCTGTTGCCGGTATTCCTGACCTGCGCCAGGCGGTCGTGCATAAGCTGAAGCGTGATAACGGACTGGAATACACGCCTGAACAGATCATTGTATCCACAGGCGCGAAACAGAGCATTGCCAACACCGTATTGAGCGTTATTAATCCCGGTGATGAAGTGATCATCCCTACGCCTTACTGGGTTACTTATTCTGAACTGGTAAAACTGTGTCAGGGTGAGGTCGTATTCGTTCCATGCAGCATCGAAAACAAATACAAGATCACGCCTGCACAGCTGGAAGCGGCTATCACGCCGAAAACAAAACTGTTCATGTTCTCCTCTCCCTGCAACCCCACCGGTTCAGTATACAGCAAGGAAGAACTGAAAGCGCTGGCAGACGTATTCGCAAAATATCCCCAGATCTACGTCATGGCAGATGAGATCTATGAATATATCAACTATGTTGGTAAGCATGAAAGCATCGCCCAGTTTGAAGGTATGCAGGAACGCACCATCATCATCAACGGTCTGAGTAAAGGTTTTGCGATGACCGGATGGCGTATCGGTTATCTGGCCGCTCCGAAAGCAGTTGCAAAAGCTGCGGAGAATATCCAGAGCCAGTTCACTTCCGCCACCAGCTCTATTACCCAGAAAGCCGGCGTAGCCGCACTGACCGGGGATCTCAGCACGGCGCATGCCATGCTGGAAGAGTTCAGAAAAAGACGTGCTTTTGTATTTGAACAACTGAGCAGCACACCAGGTCTGCAACTGATAGAACCGGATGGCGCCTTCTATATGTTCCCCGATGTAAGCGCCTTCTTTGGCAAATCTTACGAAGGAACTGTGATCAGTAACGCAGACGATATGTGTATGTACCTGCTGCACAAAGTGCATGTATCTACCGTAACCGGCGCTGCATTTGAACAGCCGAACTGTATCCGCCTCTCCTATGCAACTTCCATGGCAAAACTGGAAGAAGGTATGAAACGGCTGAAAGCAGGATTAGCACAACTCAGCTAA
- a CDS encoding LolA family protein — MKRILLLAMLTGGIVVNGMAQTKTPVGSLGKNDPKAKAILDGVSKKFAQLKSVVANFVLKVEGANNSVTDSKKGTVYLKGAKYKVNLDGQELISDNKTTWTYTKDANEVTINNVDPNSTSLSPAKLFTNFYDKDYLYRLDGETTEKGKVLQNIEMTPTDKSKNVFKVIVSIDKKGQNIAKMKVYEKNGNHYTYEITNFTPNGSVTDATFSFDPKKYPGVEVVDLR, encoded by the coding sequence ATGAAGAGAATTTTATTACTGGCCATGTTGACGGGCGGAATTGTAGTGAATGGCATGGCTCAGACCAAGACGCCAGTGGGCAGTCTGGGTAAAAACGATCCAAAAGCAAAAGCAATACTCGACGGGGTGAGCAAGAAGTTTGCCCAGTTAAAATCAGTAGTCGCTAATTTTGTTTTGAAAGTAGAAGGCGCTAATAACAGTGTAACTGACTCTAAGAAAGGTACCGTTTACCTGAAAGGAGCCAAATATAAAGTGAACCTGGATGGTCAGGAACTGATCAGTGATAACAAAACGACCTGGACATACACAAAAGATGCTAACGAGGTAACAATCAACAATGTAGACCCTAACAGCACTTCCCTGTCGCCAGCTAAACTGTTCACCAATTTCTACGATAAAGATTATCTGTACCGCCTGGATGGAGAAACTACCGAAAAAGGAAAAGTACTCCAGAACATCGAAATGACACCTACAGATAAATCAAAGAACGTATTCAAAGTGATCGTTTCTATCGATAAGAAAGGCCAGAACATCGCTAAGATGAAGGTTTACGAGAAAAACGGCAATCATTATACATACGAGATCACCAACTTCACACCAAACGGAAGTGTGACCGACGCTACCTTTAGCTTCGATCCTAAGAAATACCCTGGTGTAGAGGTGGTTGACCTCCGCTAA
- a CDS encoding M57 family metalloprotease gives MSKHTLTALACLLAGAAICIVSCKKDTTPSASVNQAGVSQATLDKISALGFSTADVRKFDGKYLVEGDILLSDADLNTKANSPFLTTAKEEQYRTNYVVTGLPRQITVRVASSLGSAFVAGTDTAIARYNRLGLTLTFRRITSGTANITISGFNQGPSGGFITLGSSGFPTSSGNPYNSILMNTNSAAYGSNPNVLYVGSVIQHEIGHCIGFRHTDYFNRALSCGGTATNEGSAGIGAILIPGTPSGNSANSWMLACSNGGNRTFNANDIVALNYLY, from the coding sequence ATGAGCAAACACACATTAACAGCACTCGCATGCCTGCTGGCAGGAGCCGCTATCTGCATTGTTTCCTGTAAAAAGGATACCACACCCTCTGCATCGGTTAATCAGGCCGGTGTATCACAAGCTACCTTGGATAAGATCAGTGCACTTGGTTTCAGCACTGCCGACGTCCGCAAATTCGATGGTAAATATCTCGTGGAAGGAGATATCCTGCTGAGTGATGCAGACCTGAACACCAAAGCAAACAGTCCTTTTCTAACCACTGCCAAAGAAGAGCAATACCGCACCAATTATGTGGTGACCGGTCTCCCACGTCAAATAACTGTAAGGGTTGCATCCAGCCTGGGTAGCGCTTTCGTAGCCGGTACGGATACCGCTATCGCGCGTTATAACAGACTGGGTCTTACGCTGACTTTCAGACGTATCACCAGCGGTACTGCCAACATTACCATTTCCGGTTTTAACCAGGGACCAAGTGGTGGTTTTATCACACTCGGTTCTTCCGGTTTCCCAACCAGTTCCGGTAATCCGTACAACTCTATTCTTATGAATACCAACTCCGCAGCATATGGCAGCAATCCGAATGTGCTGTATGTCGGTTCTGTTATTCAGCATGAAATCGGTCACTGTATCGGCTTCCGTCATACGGACTACTTCAACCGTGCGCTCAGCTGTGGCGGTACTGCTACCAACGAAGGTTCAGCAGGTATCGGCGCTATCCTGATTCCGGGTACACCCAGCGGTAACAGCGCTAACTCCTGGATGCTGGCCTGTTCTAATGGCGGCAACCGCACCTTCAACGCAAATGATATCGTAGCACTCAACTATCTGTATTAA
- a CDS encoding DUF4397 domain-containing protein has product MTTTKIRVWALLALVTLVTALSSCLKTDPVTPSRPQAGVSIINGILTTSNMDFYDNSQKVNQNPLTTGFLFAGYVIYGGPRTFTFKKAGQTDDYAKVTSVFDSLTYNTIIAYGDSTNPIMRAVEDDFNTAKENFVNFRFFHLSPNIPAVDLYIDNQKVDSNRVYVGNGGFDFSFRQPKNSLFSNNIKVKLAGTDSVLVENTAPTLSFTPNKVYTIVMSGDKAFSDVKKLKVNNLYSLY; this is encoded by the coding sequence ATGACAACTACAAAAATCCGTGTGTGGGCATTACTGGCCCTTGTGACCTTGGTAACAGCTTTAAGCTCCTGTCTGAAAACTGATCCGGTTACGCCTTCAAGACCCCAGGCAGGTGTTTCTATTATTAATGGTATTCTGACCACCAGCAATATGGACTTTTATGACAATTCACAGAAAGTGAATCAGAATCCATTGACCACAGGTTTCCTGTTTGCCGGTTATGTCATCTATGGCGGTCCGCGTACTTTCACCTTTAAGAAAGCCGGTCAGACAGACGATTATGCAAAAGTAACCAGCGTATTTGATTCACTGACCTACAATACCATCATCGCATACGGCGACTCTACCAATCCTATCATGAGAGCAGTTGAAGATGATTTCAATACCGCCAAAGAAAACTTCGTGAACTTCCGCTTCTTCCACCTGAGCCCGAATATTCCGGCAGTTGACCTGTATATCGACAACCAGAAGGTAGACAGCAATCGTGTATATGTTGGTAATGGCGGATTTGACTTCTCTTTCAGACAGCCTAAAAACTCACTGTTCTCTAATAATATCAAAGTGAAACTGGCAGGTACGGACTCCGTACTGGTTGAAAATACCGCTCCTACCCTGAGCTTCACGCCTAATAAAGTGTACACCATCGTAATGTCCGGCGACAAAGCATTCAGCGATGTGAAGAAACTGAAGGTGAATAACCTGTACAGCCTGTACTAA
- a CDS encoding class I SAM-dependent methyltransferase → MSSIYYKACPICGSGNIHKVLAAKDHTVSGETFDIFHCGHCSGRFTQHVPGSAEIGRYYQSQEYISHSETKKGLINRLYHSVRKITMRSKQNWVKAATGLKQGSLLDIGCGTGAFLHYMKQLNWDITGLEPDDTARSNAKTLYGIEPLPSSELFHLPAQQYDAITMWHVLEHVHSLHDYLRQIRTLLKPEGALIIAVPNYTSPDAEHYKELWAAYDVPRHLYHFSPSSMEELLKQHKIRIVRKHPMVFDGFYVSLLSEKYKTGGNGLIKGFWNGFRSYRKGLKNVDRCSSVVYECKAD, encoded by the coding sequence ATGTCTTCGATTTATTATAAAGCCTGTCCGATATGCGGATCAGGCAATATACACAAAGTACTTGCGGCCAAAGATCATACAGTATCGGGCGAAACATTTGACATTTTTCATTGCGGACATTGCAGCGGACGTTTTACCCAGCATGTTCCCGGCAGTGCAGAGATTGGCCGTTACTATCAATCACAGGAATACATTTCACATTCCGAGACTAAAAAAGGCTTAATCAATCGTTTATATCACAGCGTGAGGAAGATCACCATGCGCTCCAAGCAGAACTGGGTAAAGGCTGCCACTGGTCTTAAACAGGGTTCTCTGCTGGATATTGGTTGCGGCACAGGCGCTTTCCTTCACTATATGAAACAGTTAAACTGGGACATAACAGGACTGGAACCGGATGATACCGCAAGGAGTAATGCAAAGACGCTCTATGGTATCGAACCGCTGCCCTCTTCAGAACTATTCCATCTCCCGGCACAACAATATGACGCCATCACCATGTGGCATGTACTGGAACACGTACATTCACTGCATGACTACCTGCGACAGATCAGGACATTACTGAAACCGGAAGGTGCGCTGATCATTGCCGTTCCTAACTACACCTCTCCTGATGCAGAGCATTACAAAGAGTTGTGGGCAGCCTATGACGTACCTCGTCACCTGTATCATTTCTCTCCTTCTTCTATGGAGGAATTACTGAAACAACATAAGATCAGGATCGTGCGGAAACATCCGATGGTGTTTGACGGATTTTATGTCAGTCTGTTGAGCGAGAAATATAAAACAGGCGGAAATGGCCTGATTAAAGGCTTCTGGAACGGATTCAGGTCTTACAGAAAAGGACTGAAGAATGTAGACAGATGTAGTTCTGTGGTCTACGAATGTAAGGCAGATTAA
- the lpdA gene encoding dihydrolipoyl dehydrogenase: MAYDVIVIGSGPGGYVAAIRASQLGFKTAIVERESLGGICLNWGCIPTKALLKSAQVMEYIQHAKNYGINAGESTADFDAVIKRSRGVADKMSKGVQFLMKKNKIDVLVGNGKLKSKTQVEVTDKDGKATVHDAKYIILATGARARELPNLKIDGKKVIGYREAMVLPKQPKSMIVVGSGAIGVEFAYFYATLGTKVTIVEFMPRIVPVEDEDISKELEKIYKKKGIEVMTNASVEAVEANGEGVKAKVKTATGEVFLEADVVLSAVGIAANIENLGLEALGIKTDKGRVTVDKYYQTNVPGVFAIGDMVPGQALAHVASKEGIICVEAIAYGEKKYAHKPEPIDYMNIPGCTYCAPEIASVGYTEKAAKEAGYEVKVGKFPFSASGKATAAGATEGFVKVIFDAKYGEWLGTHMIGANVTEIIAQTVTARKLETTYQEVLDSIHPHPTMSESVKDAIEVAYGEAIHL; this comes from the coding sequence ATGGCATACGACGTAATCGTAATTGGTAGTGGCCCTGGTGGATATGTGGCTGCTATCCGTGCTTCTCAGCTGGGATTTAAGACGGCAATCGTTGAAAGAGAGAGCCTGGGCGGTATTTGTTTGAACTGGGGCTGTATTCCCACGAAAGCATTATTGAAGTCCGCACAGGTGATGGAATATATACAGCACGCCAAAAATTATGGAATTAACGCAGGCGAAAGTACCGCTGACTTTGATGCCGTAATTAAGCGTAGTCGTGGCGTGGCTGACAAGATGAGTAAGGGCGTTCAGTTCCTGATGAAGAAAAACAAGATCGACGTACTGGTAGGTAACGGTAAGCTGAAATCCAAAACGCAGGTAGAAGTAACTGATAAGGATGGTAAGGCGACCGTACATGATGCTAAATACATTATCCTGGCAACCGGTGCTCGTGCCCGCGAACTGCCAAACCTGAAAATAGATGGTAAGAAGGTAATTGGCTATCGTGAAGCAATGGTATTGCCAAAACAGCCTAAATCCATGATCGTTGTAGGTTCAGGCGCAATCGGTGTTGAATTCGCTTATTTCTACGCAACCCTGGGTACTAAAGTAACCATCGTTGAGTTCATGCCGCGTATCGTTCCGGTGGAAGACGAAGATATCTCTAAAGAACTGGAGAAAATCTACAAGAAGAAAGGTATCGAAGTCATGACCAATGCATCCGTTGAAGCTGTTGAAGCAAATGGTGAAGGCGTGAAAGCAAAAGTGAAAACTGCTACCGGTGAAGTATTCCTGGAAGCTGACGTAGTACTGAGCGCTGTAGGTATCGCTGCTAATATCGAAAACCTGGGCCTCGAAGCACTGGGTATCAAAACTGACAAAGGCAGAGTAACTGTAGATAAATACTACCAGACCAACGTACCTGGCGTTTTCGCTATCGGTGACATGGTTCCTGGTCAGGCACTCGCACACGTTGCTTCTAAAGAAGGTATCATCTGCGTGGAAGCAATTGCTTACGGAGAGAAGAAATATGCGCACAAACCTGAGCCTATCGACTACATGAACATTCCTGGTTGTACTTATTGTGCACCTGAAATCGCTTCTGTAGGTTACACTGAGAAAGCAGCAAAAGAAGCTGGTTACGAAGTGAAAGTAGGTAAATTCCCATTCTCTGCTTCTGGTAAAGCAACTGCTGCCGGCGCTACTGAAGGTTTCGTAAAAGTAATCTTCGACGCTAAATACGGCGAGTGGTTAGGTACCCACATGATCGGTGCTAACGTTACAGAAATTATCGCGCAGACAGTAACTGCACGTAAACTGGAGACTACTTACCAGGAAGTACTGGATTCAATTCACCCGCACCCAACTATGAGCGAATCTGTAAAAGACGCGATAGAAGTGGCTTACGGCGAAGCGATTCACCTGTAA
- a CDS encoding M23 family metallopeptidase, with protein MFIYVLLLLTFALALLSIFFVFRASGRGLQHSWSVLLLGLSLGVFIYLYGTWIYLTVDAKWGFGICLLLTLLGVLFRKKKDKPAPRTWRYVGNVFFSALFITLSILYFTGTTGKARTIDLAFPLKTGRYFVLQGGKGLPTNLFHFSLRGAIYAMDIVKLKPDGSRANKIFSPKLEDYEIFGDTLYSPCDGRIAKAVGDDPDNIPPNMARGPHNTNQVLIETENSYVFLAHLKQGSVIVKEGDIVKQGDPLGCVGNSGFSSEPHLHIQAHVKVPGEPWFRSPPRYIHFNGRGYLLYEVIRPQRVEMVKK; from the coding sequence ATGTTTATTTACGTATTGTTATTACTCACATTTGCCCTGGCCTTGCTCAGTATTTTCTTTGTTTTCAGGGCCTCCGGGAGGGGGCTGCAGCATAGCTGGTCCGTATTGCTTTTAGGTTTATCCCTCGGCGTATTTATTTATCTCTATGGAACCTGGATTTACCTTACTGTGGATGCCAAATGGGGTTTTGGCATCTGTTTATTGCTAACCTTGCTGGGTGTCCTTTTCCGCAAAAAGAAAGACAAACCGGCCCCCCGTACCTGGCGATATGTCGGCAATGTGTTCTTTTCAGCCCTTTTTATCACTTTATCGATCCTTTATTTTACCGGCACCACCGGGAAGGCAAGGACAATTGATCTGGCATTTCCGCTGAAGACGGGTCGTTATTTTGTCTTACAGGGCGGTAAAGGACTGCCGACGAACCTGTTTCATTTTAGTCTGCGTGGTGCGATATACGCCATGGATATCGTGAAATTAAAGCCGGATGGTAGCAGGGCGAATAAGATTTTCAGTCCGAAGCTGGAAGATTATGAAATCTTTGGCGATACCTTATACAGTCCGTGTGACGGCCGTATCGCAAAAGCGGTGGGAGACGACCCGGACAATATTCCGCCGAATATGGCCAGAGGTCCGCACAATACCAACCAGGTGTTGATCGAAACGGAGAACAGCTATGTTTTCCTGGCGCATCTGAAGCAGGGAAGTGTGATTGTAAAAGAGGGAGATATCGTAAAACAGGGAGATCCTTTGGGATGTGTGGGTAATTCGGGGTTCAGTTCAGAGCCGCACCTGCATATACAGGCCCATGTGAAGGTACCGGGAGAGCCCTGGTTCCGTTCTCCGCCAAGATATATTCATTTCAATGGCAGAGGCTATCTGTTGTATGAGGTGATCCGGCCACAGCGGGTGGAAATGGTAAAGAAGTAA